One genomic window of Elaeis guineensis isolate ETL-2024a chromosome 2, EG11, whole genome shotgun sequence includes the following:
- the LOC105061427 gene encoding V-type proton ATPase subunit B 2, translating into MGVAKNNTDMEEGTLEIGMEYRTVSGVAGPLVILEKVKGPKYQEIVNIRLGDGTTRRGQVLEVDGEKAVVQVFEGTSGIDNKYTTVQFTGEVLKTPVSMDMLGRIFNGSGKPIDNGPPILPEAYLDISGSSINPSERTYPEEMIQTGISTIDVMNSIARGQKIPLFSAAGLPHNEIAAQICRQAGLVKRLEKSDNLLEDGEEDNFAIVFAAMGVNMETAQFFKRDFEENGSMERVTLFLNLANDPTIERIITPRIALTTAEYLAYECGKHVLVILTDMSSYADALREVSAAREEVPGRRGYPGYMYTDLATIYERAGRIEGRKGSITQIPILTMPNDDITHPTPDLTGYITEGQIYIDRQLHNRQIYPPINVLPSLSRLMKSAIGEGMTRRDHADVSNQLYANYAIGKDVQAMKAVVGEEALSSEDLLYLEFLDKFERKFVTQGAYDTRNIFQSLDLAWTLLRIFPRELLHRIPAKTLDQYYSRDSAH; encoded by the exons ATGGGCGTGGCAAAGAACAACACTGACATGGAGGAGGGAACATTGGAGATTGGCATGG AGTACAGGACTGTTTCTGGCGTTGCAGGTCCTCTGGTCATTTTGGAGAAAGTTAAG GGTCCTAAGTATCAAGAAATTGTTAATATACGATTAGGAGATGGCACAACTCGACGTGGTCAGGTTTTGGAAGTTGATGGGGAAAAAGCCGTTGTGCAG GTTTTCGAGGGAACTTCAGGCATCGATAACAAATATACTACTGTGCAATTTACAGGAGAG GTTCTGAAAACTCCTGTCTCAATGGATATGCTTGGACGGATTTTTAATGGTTCTGGGAAACCTATAGACAATGGCCCACCTATATTGCCAGAGGCATACTTGGATATCTCTG GAAgttccatcaatcctagtgagaGAACATATCCTGAAGAGATGATTCAGACAGGGATATCTACCATTGATGTCATGAACTCCATTGCTCGAGGGCAGAAGATCCCTCTGTTTTCTGCTGCTGGGCTTCCACATAATGAAATTGCAGCTCAGATTTGTCGTCAAGCTGGTCTTGTGAAGCGGTTGGAAAAATCTGATAATCTCCTGGAG GATGGCGAAGAAGACAATTTTGCTATTGTGTTTGCAGCCATGGGAGTAAACATGGAAACAGCACAGTTTTTCAAACGTGATTTTGAAGAAAATGGTTCAATGGAGAGAGTGACACTTTTTCTAAATCTG GCTAATGACCCCACTATCGAGCGCATCATCACCCCTCGAATTGCACTTACTACGGCAGAATATTTAGCCTACGAATGTGGGAAACATGTTCTTGTTATCCTAACAGACATGAGCTCATATGCTGATGCACTTCGTGAG GTATCTGCTGCTCGAGAGGAGGTCCCAGGTAGACGTGGTTACCCTGGGTATATGTACACTGATCTGGCAACGATATATGAACGTGCTGGGCGTATAGAAGGGAGAAAAGGGTCGATCACACAAATACCAATCTTAACCATGCCCAATGATG ATATCACACATCCAACTCCAGATCTTACGGGTTACATCACCGAGGGCCAAATTTATATTGATAGGCAACTGCACAATCGGCAG ATATACCCACCTATCAATGTCCTTCCATCTCTCTCACGGTTGATGAAG AGTGCTATTGGTGAAGGCATGACCCGTCGTGATCATGCTGACGTGTCTAACCAG CTTTATGCCAATTATGCAATTGGAAAAGATGTTCAGGCAATGAAAGCAGTTGTTGGAGAAGAGGCACTTTCATCTGAGGatttg TTATACCTTGAGTTCCTGGACAAGTTTGAAAGGAAGTTTGTTACTCAAGGGGCATATGATACTCGCAATATCTTCCAATCACTTGATCTTGCATGGACACTTCTACGCATCTTTCCCCGTGAGCTTCTCCATCGCATTCCTGCAAAGACCTTGGATCAGTACTACAGCCGAGACTCTGCTCACTAA
- the LOC105061286 gene encoding probable mitochondrial-processing peptidase subunit beta, mitochondrial, with the protein MALAFAGLRRKLSTSSIVRARYLSLSAYPKPSEELTPDPRFLRHSSPEARLLDNSPFLCFPQVRVTTLPNGIRVATQSAPLSASHTASIGVWIDAGSRFEAPGTNGTAHFLEHMIFKGTRRRTARSLEEEIENMGGRLNAYTSREQTTFYADVQSKDVPVAIDVLADILQNSRFPDHAIRRERGVILREMEEVQGQLEEVIFDHLHAASFCGHPLGDTILGPEENIRAISRIDLQQYICTHYTGPRMVVSAAGAVKHDEIVDMVSRLFRNFSRDPTTADQLVEANPAIFTGSEVRVENEDMPLVHLAIAFKGAAWADPNSIPLMVIQSLLGSWNKSVSVGNCSGSQLARRASTDNLAESIMAFNTNYRDIGLFGIYSTAMPDRMHDLSCLIMEEMRRLAYKVSETEVMRARNQLKSALLLHIDGSTAVAENNGRQMLTYGRVMPFIELFTRIDAVDADTVMETAKNFIIDKDVAIAAVGPLHLLPAHNWFRSQISAE; encoded by the exons ATGGCACTTGCATTCGCTGGCCTTAGGAGGAAACTGTCAACTTCTTCCATTGTCCGAGCTCGATACCTCTCGCTTTCTGCCTATCCAAAACCTTCAGAAGAGCTGACGCCTGACCCCCGATTCCTCCGCCACAGCTCCCCTGAAGCCAGGCTTCTCGACAACTCCCCCTTCCTCTGCTTCCCCCAAGTTCGTGTCACCACCCTCCCTAATGGCATCCGTGTGGCCACCCAGTCGGCCCCATTGTCTGCGTCCCACACGGCCTCCATCGGCGTCTGGATTGATGCTGGCAGCCGGTTTGAGGCTCCTGGCACCAATGGCACGGCGCATTTCCTCGAGCACATGATCTTCAAAGGCACCCGCCGTCGCACAGCCCGGTCTCTCGAGGAGGAGATAGAGAACATGGGTGGCCGCCTCAATGCCTACACTTCCCGTGAGCAGACCACCTTCTATGCTGATGTCCAAAGTAAGGATGTGCCTGTTGCCATTGATGTACTTGCAGACATCTTGCAGAACTCGAGGTTCCCTGACCATGCAATCAGGCGGGAACGGGGTGTCATTCTCCGTGAGATGGAGGAG GTACAAGGACAGTTGGAAGAGGTGATATTTGATCACTTGCATGCGGCCTCGTTCTGTGGTCATCCTCTAGGGGACACAATATTAGGCCCTGAGGAGAACATCCGGGCAATCTCTAGGATTGACTTGCAGCAGTACATTTGCACCCACTATACCGGACCTAGAATG GTTGTATCAGCTGCAGGTGCAGTTAAACATGATGAGATTGTTGATATGGTCAGCAGattgtttagaaatttttctaGGGATCCAACCACAGCAGATCAGCTTGTTGAAGCAAATCCAGCTATCTTTACTGGTTCAGAG GTTCGAGTGGAGAATGAGGACATGCCTCTAGTGCATTTGGCAATAGCTTTCAAAGGGGCGGCATGGGCTGACCCTAATTCCATACCTCTTATGGTAATCCAAAGCTTGTTGGGGTCTTGGAACAAAAGCGTAAGTGTAGGTAATTGTTCAGG GTCTCAGCTTGCTCGTCGAGCCAGCACAGATAACTTAGCTGAAAGTATAATGGCCTTCAATACCAACTATCGTGATATAGGATTATTTGGTATTTATTCTACTGCCATG CCTGATCGCATGCATGATTTGTCATGTTTAATAATGGAAGAGATGAGGAGACTGGCATACAAAGTATCAGAAACTGAAGTAATGCGAGCTCGAAATCAG TTAAAATCTGCTCTTTTGCTTCATATTGATGGATCCACCGCAGTTGCTGAGAACAATGGCCGCCAG ATGTTGACATACGGGCGAGTAATGCCATTTATAGAACTTTTTACCCGCATAGATGCTGTTGATGCTGATACAGTAATGGAGACTGCGAAAAACTTCATAATTGATAAG GATGTTGCTATTGCTGCAGTGGGACCGCTCCATCTGTTACCAGCCCACAACTGGTTTCGATCTCAGATTTCTGCTGAATAA
- the LOC105038806 gene encoding uncharacterized protein, with protein MGERGESASSNIRACAACRHQRSRCRPGCILAPYFPAQRTAQFNAVHRLFGVRNLLWLYNNAPSEHRDHAMKSLTYEALAWRYHPVHGCLGVIYDLYVKIDATSRELDATSLLLASYRRQQEEEQQQILMQQLLLAAQQQQQQHMMMMPPPPLAPMPELHADSFPQQQQLAPLSPPLLPTILMNLVRVLGRDDDRGVNIGRMNERGGSSHGWRLSDEEAMRAFNPAAELLNPAADLPGSESKIEAPKNKRLMGRRLRGEELFIHNFDRKPPSSAQDHLPMWSSLNRACILLENITQTIMLRLYENS; from the exons ATGGGAGAGAGAGGCGAAAGTGCATCATCAAACATCAGGGCATGCGCGGCCTGCAGGCACCAGCGGAGCAGGTGCCGCCCGGGCTGCATCCTGGCCCCCTACTTCCCGGCCCAACGCACCGCCCAGTTCAACGCCGTCCACCGCCTTTTCGGCGTCAGAAACCTCCTGTGGCTCTACAATAACGCTCCAAGCGAGCACCGCGACCACGCCATGAAGAGCCTGACGTACGAGGCGTTGGCCTGGCGCTACCATCCCGTGCATGGCTGCCTCGGCGTCATCTATGACCTTTATGTTAAGATCGATGCGACCAGCCGTGAACTCGACGCAACTTCCCTTCTGCTGGCTTCCTATCGCCGGCAGCAGGAGGAGGAGCAACAACAAAtactgatgcagcagctgctgcTCGCCgctcaacagcagcagcagcagcacatGATGATGATGCCGCCGCCGCCGCTGGCACCGATGCCGGAGCTTCATGCGGATTCTTTTCCACAGCAGCAGCAGCTGGCACCGCTATCGCCACCATTGCTGCCCACTATTTTGATGAATTTGGTTAGGGTTCTTGgccga GATGATGATAGAGGGGTCAACATTGGGAGAATGAACGAGCGCGGTGGGAGTTCGCATGGATGGCGGCTATCAGACGAGGAGGCTATGAGAGCATTTAACCCAGCGGCAGAACTTCTCAATCCAGCGGCGGATCTGCCAG GATCGGAATCCAAGATTGAAGCGCCGAAGAACAAGCGATTGATGGGCCGAAGGCTGCGAGGGGAGGaactttttattcataattttgaTAGGAAACCTCCATCTTCAGCACAAGATCAT CTTCCTATGTGGTCAAGCCTAAACAGGGCATGCATTTTGTTAGAGAACATAACACAAACCATTATGCTTCGGCTGTACGAAAATAGCTAA